AACAGCTGCTGACAGGCGAATGGCAGCCGGACCGGGTCGTACTGCGAGACCCCGGTACCCTCGCCGACCTCGGCGTCAGCACTAATTTCGGGATACCGGCCGTCGCGATGCGTGAAGGCGCAGTGGAACTCGCTGACGGCACCCCTGCGGGCAGACGCGTTCGTGATCGCGACGGGTGCCGAGCCGCGCAAACTGCCCGGCCAGCCCGCCCAGGTGCACACGCTGCGCACTCTCGACGGCTCGTTGTCGCTGCGGTCCGCGTTGCAGGGTGCGACGTCGCTGCTCGTGGTCGGCGGCGGTTTCATCGGCGCCGAGGTCGCGAGCGGCGCGGTCGCCCGCGGCCTGCGCGTGACCTCATCGAGGCCCTGCCGGTGCCTTGTGAACGCGCGCTCGGCCGCGAGGCCGGCGGCCTGATCACCGAGGGGTGGGGTGGATCTGCGGCTGGGTACCAGATTGGCACGGTTCGTCGACGCCAACACCGTCGAACTGGCAGGCGGCAAGCGGCTTGTCGCGGACGTCGTGCTGACCGGCGTCGGCGCCGCACCGGCGCTGAACTGGCTGACCGGGTCAGGTCTCGATGTGGCGGACGGGATCGCCTGTGACACATCCGGCCGGGCGCTCGACCTACCCGGGGTATGGGCGGTCGGGGACGTCGCGAACTGGAAGGATCCGGTGCGGGGCAGGCATTTCCGGTACGAGCACTGGACCAGCGCCACAGACCAGGCCACAATCGTCGCGCGGGACATCGTCGGTGCCGCACGCCCGCCACAGACCGTGCCGTACTTCTGGTCGGATCAATTCGGACTGAAGCTCCAGGGCATCGGACGTCCCGAGCTGGCCGACACCGTGTTGCCGCTGAAAGGCGACGGCCTCACCGGCGGCGTGATCAAGTAACCGTGACAGGCTACTTCGCGGGTGAACGCCTGGTCGGCGTGGTCGGGTTCGGCGCCGCGAAATGGCTTGCACGGTACCGGGCCTTGGTCGCCCAGAGCGCCGGCCGCGGAGAAGTCTTGGCACTCGGGTAGGCCTGGATTCGCGTCCACCGCACCCACCGACTCGGCCACACCCACCGACTCGGCCACACCCACCGACTCGGCCGCCGCGGCGGCCGTGTCAGCTGGGTCCCACGCCCGTCCGGCTCTGGCCATTACGAGCAATGACCTCGCCCTGCCCCAACGTCGTGGTCTGCCCAGGCAGCGCACTGTCTTTCCACGATCACCAGATCTTCGGCTGTGGGATTGACCATCCGCTCCCCGCCCATCGCCACCGACCCGATGAGACCCCGCCACCGCCGACCGCCGGACATCACCCCCGCGTCGAACAACAACTCTGGGTCGGCCCCCGGAGGAGGTCCGCGCCATCGCCCGGCAAGCGATCGCGTTGGACTGGGCACCCGATCATCACCGACCCGCAACGGCTTCTGCCGCCAACAGCGTTGTCTACGACCAGCAGTACCGGCCGACCTCGCAGCGCATCCGTCGCCGAGCCTCGTCCAAGGGCTCTTCGAGAAGCTCCACAACAGCACCGAGGGTGAGGGAGAACACTGCGAACTAACCGAGCCATTCGCACCGCAGCTCGACGTCACCATCCTGGCCGACGCGTCGAACCTCCCGGCACGACGAGCAGCGGAAGCGCGCCCGAGGACCGCGCAGGATCATCAGCCATCCTCGCTGCTCAGACACACAAAACCACCGCCCGAGATGATCTCTCTGACGGTGGATTGCGCAACACTGAACGGGTACCCCCGATGGGATTCGAACCCACGCTACCGGCGTGAGAGGCCGGCGTCCTAGGCCGCTAGACGACGGGGGCTAGGAACTTTCCCCGTTTCCGGGGCCTTTCTTGCGAGAGATAACTTACCAGAAGCCTTTTCCCGATCTCCGACCGGGGTCTCTCCGCAGCTGGGGTACCAGGACTCGAACCTAGACTAACTGGACCAGAACCAGTCGTGCTGCCAATTACACCATACCCCAGTGAGGCGCTTTCCCAGCTTAGCCGGTTCAGCACCGCACGAGGAGAAATACTAGAACACGCCCCCACGGACCCGCGCAGCGGGGGTCCCGGCCGCGCGCTGGACCGGCACCCCGACCGTTGCGTACTCCGAAACCAGCAGCTCAGGAAGCTCCCCCAACCCGAACACGGTGTACACCCCGTCCGGCGCCCGCTCACCGACCAGCCCGGTCCCGTCGCGATCGAGCCACACCGCGCCCAGCCCGGCGTCGCGGGCGCCAATGGCGTCGGTATCGAGTTTGTCCCCCACGTGCACCGTCTGTTCCGGCGCGCATTCGAGCGCGAGGCAGACCGAACGGAACATCACCGGATCCGGTTTGGCAACGCCGATCTCCCCCGCGATCGCGACGTGGTCGAAAAACGGCGACAACCCGAGTTCGGCGATCTTGCGCCGCTGATGTGCGCCTGAGGCGTTCGTCACGGCGGCGACTCGCAGCCCCGCGGCGCGCAACCATTCCAGACACGGCAGCACGTCGTCGAACAACCGCCAGGAACGCGCCAAAGTCTCCCGCCGGCGCGCCTCGAACGCGGCCACTTGCGTCGCATCGGCGGCGATTCCCAGCTCCGCAAGGAAACACTCGGTACGCCGGTGATGCATGACGTCGTAGTCCAGCTTCCCGGCGACGACGAGCGCCACATGCTCCTCGGTGATCAAGTCCCACAGCGGCCAGAGATCGCCGCGGCCGGTCAGCGCCTGCAACGTCCGCCGGATCGCGGCGGTGCAGTCGATCAAGGTGTCGTCGATGTCGAGACACACCAGCCGCAACTCAGGCGGCACCCACGGCGCCCGCCCGGAAGCGCCGGACGGCCAGGTTCTCGAGGGGGTCGGCGCTGCCGCGGCAAAATCCACCCAGTGAGGCTAGGGCACTCACCGCGTTCGCAACGCAGCCAAAAAGGTGATTGGCACTGCGCTGTTCCGGCGCACCAGACCTACTCCGGGTACTCAAAGTCGCCAAGTCCTCCCCGCACACTCGCCCGAACAGCCGTAGCCCAGCGGCCCGACTGCTACCCCACGAATTCCCCTCCCCTCGACGCCCCCGGCAGCCCACCCGAACCGCGCTCCCGAACACCCTGCCGGACAACGGCCGCACCGAGCACTCCGCACCATCCGGAAACCCCGGCCCCCACCCGTCTCAGCCCCGAATCACCCACCGCATCACTCGAACAGCCGAGCAATTCGACACAACCACACGCCACGCTCACTCCACACCGAACGCCTGCGCCACACACCGAAGTCACACTCCACACGCCACACATGACATCGAGCACATCTCGCCCAAGCCCCCGCCGCCAATTGATCAAGCAACTCGCATGTACGACCCACGACGCGCCGTAAATAGATCACCATCACGACTCACCTCACGACAGCCACACGCCACCGGGGAACAACCCAGAAAAGCCTCAGCCATCCTTCATTGACACGCAGTACAAATGCCATCAGATCATCAATAGACAGCCACCGAAATGATCGATTCACGACCGCCACACCACATCGAGCACCCGGTAAGCGCCACTCGTCAACCTCGAAACCCGTCACAAGCAAGAACACCAACCCAGCGACCACGATTTCCAATTCACTATCCAAATCAATCCGAAAAGCCCGCTCGGTGCCCACAGCCAGATCGACTCCAGCCCCCACGCGTGAGCCTGCGCCCCAGCAACCCCGCACGACCACCCAACCGAGTGACCACACAACCCGCACGACCCCACGACGGCGAGACACCCCAGCCACCCACCCGACCAGCCGATCCGCCGCCACAGCCACCGACCCGATACCCCTCCGCGAAGAGATTCTTACTCCTCGGGTTGACGCCACCACTCTCCGAGGCGCATGCTCCTTATTCAACGTCCGATGAAAAGGGGGGCTGAGGGGAATGACCGAACACACGGGGTGCGTGATCGTCGGCGGTGGACCGGCGGGCATGGTGGCCGGCTTGCTCCTGGCGCGCGCCGGCGTCGAGGTGACGGTCCTGGAGAAGCACGCGGACTTCCTGCGCGACTTCCGCGGGGACACCGTGCACCCGTCCACGCTCACGCTGCTAGACCAGCTGGGGCTGGGGGAAAAGTTCAACGCATTGCCGCACACCGAGGTGCAGATGGTCGGCTTCCCGGTCGACGGTGGTGGCGTGATGAAGATCGCCGACCTGTCCCGGCTGAAAGTGCCGCACCCGTACGTCGCGATGGTGCCGCAGTGGGACTTCCTCGATCTGCTGGCCGAGGCCGCCCAGAAGGAGCCGACGTTCACCTTGCGGCTCGAGACCGAGATGACCGGGCTGCTGCGTGCCGACCGGCGGGTGTCCGGAGTGCGCTACTGCACCGCAGGCGGCACGGAAGGAACTCTCGAAGCCGACCTGGTCATCGCTGCCGACGGGCGCTGGTCTCTGGCCCGCGAGTCGGCCGGGCTGGAACCACACGAATACGACACACCGTTCGACGCGTGGTGGTTCCGGATTTCCCGGCACGAAAACGAGCCCGGCGGCATGCTCGTCCCGCGGATACACAACCGCCGGTTCGCCATCCCCTTGCCACGCAAGGGCTACCACCAGATCGCCTATCTCGCGCCGAAGGGTGAAGACCTCCGAGCGGCGGGCATCGAGAGCTTCCGCGAGAGCGTTGCCGATCTTTGCCCCGAGTTTGCCGACCGCACCCACGAGCTGAAGTCGATGGACGACGTGAAGTTCCTCGACGTCCGGCTCAACCGGCTGCACCGCTGGCACGTCGACGGACTGCTGTGCATTGGTGACGCAGCACACGCGATGTCGCCGGTCGGCGGCGTCGGAATCAACCTGGCGGTACAAGACGCAGTCGGCGCAGCCACCCTCTTGGCCGAAAGCCTTCTCCACGGCCAACCGACGCCGAAGGAACTCGCAGCCGTACGCAGCCGTCGCCTCCTGCCGACGATCGCTGTCCAAACCCTGCAGCGGCTGCTGCACCGAGAAGTCATGCGCCCGGTAATGGCCGGTGAACGCAACCAACCACCGCCGGCGATGGTCAGGCTCTTCACACTTTTCCCGAGGCTGTCCGCCATACCGGCACACCTCCTGGGCGTAGGCTTCCGCCCCGAAATGGCACCGCCCTTCGCCCGCCGACCGATGGAACCTGCCGGCCGTTAAGCACCCAGCCGCCCTTCAACCCACGCCCCGCCGCCACTCAACGGCGACGGCCGCGGTCGCCATTCAACGGTGACAACCGCCGTCGCCGCTCAACGGCCACAACCACACCCGCCACGCGACGGCGACAACCGCAGTCATCACTCAACGGCCGCAACCGCGGTCACCACCGAACGGCCAGAACCACCGTCGCCACCGAACGGCGACGACTCGGCAGCGCAGCTCCGGCGAACACTCCGACCGGCAAGCTCCCGCCGATCCGACCAACCACCCTTCCCACCCCGCAACCTAGGCTTGACCAGCCCGTCGCCACTCAGCGGCAACACCCGTGGGCGGCCCGTCGGCAAGCTCGGAACTCCGGCCACGAACCCGGCCGACACCAACCCGATCGCCGATTCGCCATCCAGCGGCAAACAACCTCAGCCACCCAGGAACAGCGTCTCGACCAGGAAGTCGCCACTGAACGGCAACGACAGCCAAGACCATCACCGAGCAAAGCGGCCACGGCCCGGCAACTCCGGGACCGTGGCCGCACAACGGCGAAAACCCGGTCAGACGTCCTGCACCGGATTGGTCAACGTGCCGATGCCGTCGATCGTGATCGACACCGACTGGCCGTCGACGATCGGACCGACACCCTCTGGCGTGCCGGTCAGGATGACGTCGCCGGGCAGCAGGGTCATCACCCGGGAGACGAACTCCACCAGTTCGGGCACCTTGTGCACGAGGTCGGAAGTCCGCCCGTCCTGCTTGAGTTCCCCGTCGACCTCGCTGCGCAGCGCGAGATCGGCCGGGTCGGCCGACGTGTCGATCCACGGGCCGAGTGGGCAGAACGTGTCGAAGCCCTTCGCCCGCCCCCACTGCCCGTCGGACTTCTGAAGGTCCCGGGCGCTGACGTCGTTGGCCACGGTGTAGCCGAGGATCGCACGCGACGCACGCGCCGCCGACACGTTCTTCACCGGCTGGCCGATCACGATCGCCAGCTCGCCCTCGAAATCGACCCGGCCTACGTCCGAAGGTCGCCGGATCGGCACGTTCGGACCGATGACCGTGGTGGACGGCTTGATGAACAGCATCGGCGCGGACGGCACCTCGTTGCCGAACTCCGCCGCATGCTTGGCATAGTTCCGCCCGACGGCGATCACCTTCGACGGCAGGATCGGCGCGAGCAGCCGAACATCGGCGAGCGGCCACCTTTTGCCGGTGAAGTTCGGCTGGCCGAACGGATGTTCCGCGATCTCCAGCACCTGGGCATCGTCACCTTCGCCCTCGATCGAAGCGAACGCGACACCACTGGGATGAGCAATACGAGCTAGACGCACTCCCCCAGTCTACGGACGCCCACCGAAAACGTCGCACTCCGCGTGACGCGAGCGGCCCGTTCGCACCCGATTTGCGCGAACGGGCCGCTCGCAACACCGGCGACCTGGGCATCCCCGCTCGATTCCGGCGTGAACGGACCCCTCATCGCGATCAGCTCACGAACAGCGACCGCCACACCGGCCGCCAGCTCGTGGACGGGCGAAACGCGTCCGGACAAGGACCACGATCGGACCGTCGAACACGCCAAGACCACAGAACGTCACCCATCCACGGTCACCAGACTCTTGTGCACCAGCGCATCGCACAACGCCAGCCAGCTCGCCTCGACGATGTTCCCGTGCACACCGACCGTGGTCCAGGCATGTTCGCCGTCACTGGTCTCGACGAGAACGCGCGTCACCGCGTCTGTGCCCGGGTTCGACGGGAGAATCCGCACCTTGTAGTCCGCCAGCTCCACGCTGTCCAGCCAGGGCAGGTGCGGGCTCAGCGCCTCGCGCAACGCGGCGTCGAGCGCGTGCACCGGTCCGTTGCCCTCCGCGGTCGCGATCACCCGCCGGCCGCCCACATGCACCTTCACGGTCGCCTCGGACACCACCTCGCCGTCCGGCCGGTGGTCGAGCACGACCCGGTAGGACTCCAGCTCGAACGGCGGGACCGGCGGCGGTTCCGCCGAAATGTGCTCAATCTCGCGCCGCAGCAACAATCCGAGCGAAGCATCGGCGGCCTCGAACGACCAGCCCTCCGACTCCAGTTCCTTGACCTTCCGCACCGCGTTCGTCAGTGCTTCAGGCCGGCCGGCAAGGTCGACCCCGAGCTCACGTCCCTTGAGCTCAAGGCTGGCCCTGCCGGCCATCTCAGTGACCAGCACCCGCATGCCGTTGCCGACCGAAGCCGGATCAATGTGGTTGTACAGCAATGGATCCACCTTGATCGCACTCGCGTGCAGCCCCGCCTTGTGAGCGAAGGCCGACGACCCGACGTAGGCCTGGTGGGTGTCGGGTGCGAGATTGGCGATCTCGGCAAGGGCGTGGGAGACCCGGGTGAGCTCGGCAATTCCTCCGGTCGGGAGGACCTCCATACCGAGCTTGGTCACGAGGTTTCCCGCCACGGCGAACAGATCGGCGTTGCCGGCCCGTTCCCCGTAACCGTTCGCGGTGCACTGCACGTGCGTCGCGCCGGCCTGCACCGCAGCGACGGAGTTCGCCACCGCGCAGGAAGTGTCGTCCTGGCAATGGATTCCCAAGCGGAACCCGGTCTTCTCCTTGATCTCACGCACCGTTTCGGCCAACCCCAGGGGAAGCCTGCCACCGTTGGTGTCGCACAGCACGAGAACGTCCGCACCTGCGCCGGCCGCCGCGTCGAGAACCCGCAACGAGGTATCGGGAGACGCGGCGTAACCGTCGAAGAAGTGCTCGGCGTCGAGGAATACCCGTCGCCCCTCCCGAACGAGGAACGCGACCGTGTCGTGGACCATCGCGCACGCCTCGTCGACGTCCACCCGAAGCGCACGCTCGATATGCCGCAAGTCCGACTTGGCCACCACCGTGATCACGGGCGCTTCCGCGTCGAGCAACGCCCGGACCTGGGGATCCTTCTCCGCCGTGGTACCCGCTTTGCGCGTGGCACCGAAGGCGACAAGAGCTGCGTGCTTCAGCAGCAGCTCGCCTTTCGCGGCCCGCGCGAAGAACTCGGTGTCCTTCGGAAGCGCCCCCGGCCAGCCACCCTCGATGAACCCGACGCCCAGCTCG
This Amycolatopsis sulphurea DNA region includes the following protein-coding sequences:
- a CDS encoding fumarylacetoacetate hydrolase family protein, coding for MRLARIAHPSGVAFASIEGEGDDAQVLEIAEHPFGQPNFTGKRWPLADVRLLAPILPSKVIAVGRNYAKHAAEFGNEVPSAPMLFIKPSTTVIGPNVPIRRPSDVGRVDFEGELAIVIGQPVKNVSAARASRAILGYTVANDVSARDLQKSDGQWGRAKGFDTFCPLGPWIDTSADPADLALRSEVDGELKQDGRTSDLVHKVPELVEFVSRVMTLLPGDVILTGTPEGVGPIVDGQSVSITIDGIGTLTNPVQDV
- the cimA gene encoding citramalate synthase — encoded protein: MTRTEPAGTPLGDAFHLYDTTLRDGAQREGITYSVADKLAVARLLDELGVGFIEGGWPGALPKDTEFFARAAKGELLLKHAALVAFGATRKAGTTAEKDPQVRALLDAEAPVITVVAKSDLRHIERALRVDVDEACAMVHDTVAFLVREGRRVFLDAEHFFDGYAASPDTSLRVLDAAAGAGADVLVLCDTNGGRLPLGLAETVREIKEKTGFRLGIHCQDDTSCAVANSVAAVQAGATHVQCTANGYGERAGNADLFAVAGNLVTKLGMEVLPTGGIAELTRVSHALAEIANLAPDTHQAYVGSSAFAHKAGLHASAIKVDPLLYNHIDPASVGNGMRVLVTEMAGRASLELKGRELGVDLAGRPEALTNAVRKVKELESEGWSFEAADASLGLLLRREIEHISAEPPPVPPFELESYRVVLDHRPDGEVVSEATVKVHVGGRRVIATAEGNGPVHALDAALREALSPHLPWLDSVELADYKVRILPSNPGTDAVTRVLVETSDGEHAWTTVGVHGNIVEASWLALCDALVHKSLVTVDG
- a CDS encoding FAD-dependent oxidoreductase; its protein translation is MTEHTGCVIVGGGPAGMVAGLLLARAGVEVTVLEKHADFLRDFRGDTVHPSTLTLLDQLGLGEKFNALPHTEVQMVGFPVDGGGVMKIADLSRLKVPHPYVAMVPQWDFLDLLAEAAQKEPTFTLRLETEMTGLLRADRRVSGVRYCTAGGTEGTLEADLVIAADGRWSLARESAGLEPHEYDTPFDAWWFRISRHENEPGGMLVPRIHNRRFAIPLPRKGYHQIAYLAPKGEDLRAAGIESFRESVADLCPEFADRTHELKSMDDVKFLDVRLNRLHRWHVDGLLCIGDAAHAMSPVGGVGINLAVQDAVGAATLLAESLLHGQPTPKELAAVRSRRLLPTIAVQTLQRLLHREVMRPVMAGERNQPPPAMVRLFTLFPRLSAIPAHLLGVGFRPEMAPPFARRPMEPAGR
- a CDS encoding HAD family hydrolase — encoded protein: MDFAAAAPTPSRTWPSGASGRAPWVPPELRLVCLDIDDTLIDCTAAIRRTLQALTGRGDLWPLWDLITEEHVALVVAGKLDYDVMHHRRTECFLAELGIAADATQVAAFEARRRETLARSWRLFDDVLPCLEWLRAAGLRVAAVTNASGAHQRRKIAELGLSPFFDHVAIAGEIGVAKPDPVMFRSVCLALECAPEQTVHVGDKLDTDAIGARDAGLGAVWLDRDGTGLVGERAPDGVYTVFGLGELPELLVSEYATVGVPVQRAAGTPAARVRGGVF